One Heteronotia binoei isolate CCM8104 ecotype False Entrance Well chromosome 10, APGP_CSIRO_Hbin_v1, whole genome shotgun sequence genomic region harbors:
- the UBA5 gene encoding ubiquitin-like modifier-activating enzyme 5, with product MADSASVVEQLQRRIRELEEKLARETGDSGGRQTQRVRIERMSPEVTDSNPYSRLMALKRMGIVKDYEKIRTFAVAVVGVGGVGSVTAEMLTRCGIGKLLLFDYDKVELANMNRLFFQPHQAGLSKVQAAEHTLRNINPDVQFEVHNYNITTVDNFQHFMERISNGGLEEKPVDLVLSCVDNFEARMAINTACNELGQTWMESGVSENAVSGHIQLIIPGESACFACAPPLVVAANIDEKTLKREGVCAASLPTTMGVVAGLLVQNVLKYLLNFGSVSFYLGYNAMQDFFPTMAMKPNPQCDDRNCRKQQEEYKKKVAASPKEDIFVEEEEVVVHEENDWGIELVSEVSEEELKAASGPTPDLPEGITLAYTIPDKEQNSIDGATVTESEESLEELMAKMKSI from the exons ATGGCTGACTCGGCCAGCGTGGTGGAACAGTTGCAGAGACGCATTCGAGAGCTGGAGGAAAAACTGGCTCGTGAGACAGGGGACAGCGGCGGTAGGCAGACCCAGAGGGTGCGGATCGAGAGGATGAGCCCGGAGGTGACGGACTCCAATCCGTACAG TCGCCTCATGGCACTGAAACGAATGGGAATTGTGAAGGATTATGAG AAAATCCGTACCTTTGCAGTAGCAGTGGTAGGTGTGGGTGGAGTTGGCAGTGTGACGGCTGAAATGCTGACAAGATGTGGCATTGGTAAG CTACTCCTGTTTGATTATGATAAGGTGGAGCTGGCAAATATGAACAGGCTCTTTTTCCAACCCCATCAAGCTGGGCTAAGTAAAGTACAAGCGGCAGAGCACACCTTGAG GAACATCAATCCTGATGTCCAGTTTGAAGTGCATAACTACAATATCACAACAGTGGACAACTTTCAACACTTCATGGAAAGGATAAG CAACGGTGGATTAGAAGAGAAACCTGTTGATCTTGTATTGAGCTGCGTGGACAATTTTGAAGCTCGCATGGCAATTAACACG GCCTGCAATGAGCTTGGACAAACATGGATGGAATCCGGAGTGAGTGAAAATGCAGTCTCTGGTCATATTCAACTGATCATACCTGGTGAATCTGCTTGTTTTGCG TGTGCACCTCCCCTGGTCGTAGCAGCAAACATAGATGAGAAGACCCTAAAGCGAGAGGGAGTTTGTGCAGCCAGCCTTCCCACCACTATGGGAGTGGTTGCAGGCCTTCTGGTACAAAATGTCCTTAA GTACTTGTTAAATTTTGGCAGTGTGAGCTTTTACTTGGGCTACAATGCAATGCAGGATTTTTTCCCCACCATGGCAATGAAGCCAAACCCACAGTGTGATGACCGAAACTGCAGAAAGCAGCAAGAAGAATATAAG AAAAAAGTAGCAGCAAGTCCAAAAGAAGACatctttgtagaagaagaagaagtagtagtacaTGAAGAGAATGACTGGG GCATAGAGTTGGTTTCAGAGGTTTCAGAAGAAGAGCTGAAAGCTGCTTCTGGCCCAACTCCTGATCTTCCAGAAGGAATCACGTTGGCATACACAATACCAGACAAG GAACAGAACTCTATAGATGGAGCAACTGTCACAGAGTCAGAGGAGAGTCTAGAGGAACTAATGGCTAAAATGAAGAGCATTTAA